The following coding sequences lie in one Flavobacterium sediminis genomic window:
- the rsgA gene encoding ribosome small subunit-dependent GTPase A, translated as MKLEHFGYNDKIEKLRIQYNLVDFEIGRIISEHKERYIVKTEKGEFDAEITGNLRYTANTREDFPAVGDWVAISEYDDNKVLIHSIFPRKTIIERQTVGKQGEKQIIATNVDFAFIVQAIDNNFNINRIERYLTICNETNVKPIIILNKIDLINDAALTDLITRVQERVKQVPIIAISNDSKKGLEKLKEYIVEGKTYCLLGSSGVGKSSLLNNLSGKELMKTNTISASSNKGRHVTSHRELIVLENGGIIIDNPGIREVGIADSVGGLEKTFDKIVELSKNCKFKDCTHTIEIDCAVIEAVESEKVDKLFYENYLKMKREKEHFESTVAEKHKKDKKFGKMVKQFKNLKRSNKY; from the coding sequence ATGAAATTAGAACATTTCGGATATAACGACAAAATAGAAAAACTAAGAATTCAATACAATCTGGTAGACTTTGAAATCGGGAGAATTATTTCAGAACATAAGGAGAGATATATTGTTAAAACTGAAAAAGGGGAATTTGATGCAGAAATCACAGGAAACTTAAGATATACTGCAAATACTCGTGAAGATTTTCCTGCTGTAGGAGATTGGGTTGCGATTTCTGAATATGATGATAATAAAGTTCTCATACATTCTATTTTTCCCAGAAAAACCATCATTGAAAGACAGACAGTTGGCAAACAAGGAGAGAAACAAATCATAGCAACAAATGTAGACTTTGCTTTTATCGTACAAGCAATTGACAATAATTTTAATATCAATCGAATAGAAAGGTATCTGACAATTTGCAATGAAACGAATGTAAAACCGATTATCATTTTAAATAAGATTGACTTGATAAACGATGCCGCTTTAACTGATTTAATTACCAGAGTACAAGAAAGAGTGAAGCAAGTGCCTATAATTGCTATAAGCAATGATTCCAAAAAAGGATTAGAAAAATTGAAAGAATATATTGTAGAAGGTAAAACTTATTGTTTACTAGGTTCGTCAGGAGTAGGAAAATCAAGTCTTCTAAACAATCTTTCAGGTAAAGAACTGATGAAAACAAATACAATTAGCGCGAGCTCAAATAAAGGAAGACACGTTACAAGTCACCGAGAATTAATTGTTCTTGAAAATGGTGGAATTATAATTGACAATCCAGGAATCAGAGAAGTAGGTATCGCAGATTCAGTTGGAGGATTAGAAAAAACATTTGATAAAATAGTTGAGTTGTCTAAAAATTGTAAATTTAAAGATTGCACCCATACAATAGAAATTGATTGTGCTGTAATAGAAGCAGTTGAAAGTGAAAAAGTAGATAAATTGTTCTACGAAAATTATCTGAAAATGAAACGAGAAAAAGAACATTTTGAATCAACTGTAGCTGAAAAACACAAAAAGGACAAAAAATTCGGAAAAATGGTCAAGCAATTTAAAAATTTAAAAAGATCAAATAAGTACTAA
- a CDS encoding M14 family metallopeptidase, with protein MNLLDIAKQNLVSEIKGRYVTLEMILPFLKTLTTDFKLEVVGQSTLGKDIPLVTFGRGSKKLLMWSQMHGNESTTTKGLLDFLHYLNSDSVFNTFIKENFTLYMVPILNPDGAEAYTRVNANEVDLNRDAFNLSQPESKVLRKLVEQIQPDYCFNLHDQRTIFGTIGLQKPATMSFLAPAYNEEREVNDVRLKAMHVINKMYDNLQGVIPDQIGRFDDSFNINCIGDYLTAQQIPTILFEAGHFQDDYERDTVRKFVFIALISAVYAINENVIVDNDLEKYLTIPQNSPHFFDFIYKNVKIIENNQKKIINFAAQYSELLENGKVIFEARIAKVGNLEENVGHCEFDGANKLFSAENINFPKIGRKADFYLDNLLKFCNGLKINN; from the coding sequence ATGAATTTATTAGATATAGCGAAACAAAATTTAGTTTCTGAAATAAAAGGGAGATACGTTACTCTGGAAATGATTTTGCCGTTTCTTAAAACGCTTACTACTGATTTTAAATTAGAAGTTGTCGGGCAGTCTACTTTAGGGAAAGATATTCCGTTAGTAACTTTTGGAAGAGGTTCAAAAAAGCTATTGATGTGGTCTCAAATGCACGGCAATGAATCAACAACTACTAAAGGATTACTTGATTTTCTTCATTATCTTAATTCTGATAGTGTATTCAATACCTTTATTAAAGAGAATTTTACCTTATATATGGTTCCTATCTTAAATCCGGACGGGGCAGAAGCGTATACGCGTGTAAATGCAAATGAAGTTGACTTAAACAGAGACGCTTTTAACCTTTCACAACCGGAAAGTAAAGTATTGAGAAAGCTTGTTGAACAAATACAGCCTGATTATTGCTTTAATTTACACGATCAACGTACTATTTTCGGTACAATTGGGTTGCAAAAACCGGCAACAATGTCATTTTTAGCTCCTGCTTATAATGAAGAACGAGAAGTTAATGATGTTAGACTAAAGGCTATGCACGTTATTAATAAGATGTATGATAATTTACAAGGTGTTATTCCCGATCAAATAGGGCGCTTTGATGATAGTTTTAATATAAACTGTATCGGAGATTATTTAACTGCGCAACAAATCCCTACAATTTTGTTTGAAGCCGGGCATTTTCAGGACGATTATGAGCGTGATACAGTGAGAAAATTTGTATTTATAGCTTTAATTTCAGCGGTTTATGCTATTAACGAAAACGTTATAGTTGATAACGATTTGGAAAAATACTTAACAATTCCTCAAAATTCTCCTCATTTTTTTGATTTTATTTATAAAAACGTGAAAATAATTGAAAATAATCAGAAAAAAATAATTAACTTTGCGGCGCAATATTCTGAATTACTTGAAAATGGTAAGGTTATTTTTGAAGCAAGAATAGCAAAAGTAGGTAATTTAGAAGAAAATGTAGGGCATTGCGAATTTGACGGAGCAAATAAATTATTTTCAGCAGAAAATATCAATTTCCCTAAAATAGGGCGAAAAGCTGATTTTTATTTAGATAATTTGTTAAAATTTTGCAATGGATTAAAAATAAATAACTAA
- a CDS encoding Lrp/AsnC family transcriptional regulator translates to MSKFRLDEVDHQILDMLIDNTRVPFTDIAKKLLISAGTVHVRVKKMEDAGIIQGSSLTLDYEKLGYAFIAYVGVFLHNTSQTKFVLERISEIPFVTVAHVTTGKFNIFCKIRAKDTKHAKEVIFLIDDIEGVYRTETMISLEESINDKKRLMHTIFKEL, encoded by the coding sequence ATGAGTAAGTTTCGTTTAGATGAAGTTGATCACCAAATTTTGGATATGTTGATTGACAATACAAGAGTTCCGTTTACAGATATTGCAAAAAAATTATTAATATCTGCCGGTACTGTTCACGTACGTGTTAAAAAGATGGAGGATGCAGGAATTATTCAAGGTTCTTCATTGACGCTGGATTATGAAAAACTTGGTTACGCTTTTATTGCTTATGTAGGTGTATTTCTTCATAATACTTCTCAGACTAAATTTGTATTGGAAAGAATTAGTGAAATTCCTTTTGTGACAGTGGCTCATGTAACTACCGGAAAATTTAATATTTTCTGTAAAATTCGTGCCAAAGATACTAAACATGCCAAAGAAGTGATTTTCTTAATTGACGATATTGAAGGTGTTTACAGAACAGAGACCATGATCTCTCTCGAAGAAAGCATTAATGATAAAAAACGTTTAATGCACACGATCTTTAAAGAATTGTAA
- a CDS encoding helix-turn-helix domain-containing protein, translated as MVNTDEFTKRLENIFDFYGLTASSFADKIGVQRSSLSHLLSGRNKPSLDFVMKVIEVFPEVDLYWILNGKGTFPKTEIQEKKKVESPSALSQPVQKRNSTSDDLFSSSENIEETKNGVNEIPEEKKSNTQVLEETLINSINTSTIDAIVIFYADGTFTKYTQKK; from the coding sequence ATGGTAAACACTGATGAATTTACAAAAAGACTAGAAAATATCTTTGACTTTTACGGGTTAACTGCTTCTTCGTTTGCCGATAAAATCGGTGTACAACGCTCTAGTTTATCTCACCTACTCTCGGGTAGAAACAAACCCAGTCTGGATTTTGTAATGAAAGTAATTGAAGTTTTTCCGGAAGTAGACTTGTACTGGATTTTAAATGGGAAGGGAACTTTTCCTAAAACTGAAATTCAAGAAAAGAAAAAAGTAGAGTCTCCTTCTGCTCTGTCACAACCTGTTCAAAAACGGAATTCTACTTCTGATGATTTATTTAGTTCGTCAGAAAATATAGAAGAGACAAAAAATGGCGTAAATGAAATTCCTGAAGAAAAAAAATCAAATACGCAAGTTTTGGAAGAGACCTTAATAAACTCTATAAACACTTCTACTATAGATGCAATTGTCATTTTTTATGCTGATGGGACTTTTACGAAATATACTCAAAAAAAATAA